A window from Criblamydia sequanensis CRIB-18 encodes these proteins:
- a CDS encoding SRPBCC family protein, with product MAEINHEIKVDAPIKKVFKAMSTIDGLRSWHTAEVEGSSEQNGTLIFKADDKPAFNWKVSQLEPEKKIIWECTKGPGDSVGTKAIFKVSQSKDGRTLIEFSHTEWPGDGGNFRKCNTLWAILLHHLKNYVETDVPEPAFQ from the coding sequence ATGGCAGAGATTAACCATGAAATAAAAGTGGATGCGCCTATTAAAAAAGTTTTTAAAGCAATGAGCACTATAGATGGTTTAAGGTCTTGGCATACTGCTGAAGTTGAAGGAAGTTCCGAGCAAAATGGAACCCTTATCTTTAAAGCAGATGATAAACCGGCTTTTAATTGGAAAGTAAGTCAACTTGAACCTGAAAAAAAGATTATTTGGGAATGTACTAAAGGGCCGGGAGATTCTGTTGGCACAAAAGCCATTTTTAAAGTTTCTCAGTCTAAAGATGGCAGAACTTTGATCGAATTTAGCCATACGGAATGGCCGGGAGATGGGGGGAATTTTAGAAAATGCAACACTCTTTGGGCCATATTGTTACATCATCTAAAAAATTATGTCGAAACCGATGTGCCAGAGCCAGCTTTCCAATAA
- a CDS encoding UbiX family flavin prenyltransferase, producing MTKKRMIVGISGASGIIYGIELLKTLRQLDIETHLVITKAGEMTRNIETEATREDLKALADFYHPIDNLAAPISSGSFKTMGMIVAPCSMRTLGEIANSITSNLLTRSAEVVLKERRRLVLVVRETPLHAAHLKNMLAVTEMGGVIAPPVPAFYMQPLSIEEMVTHTIGRTLDLFDIEANNFPRWGEESLSEMPREKEGCLTR from the coding sequence ATGACAAAAAAAAGAATGATTGTTGGGATAAGCGGAGCCTCTGGAATAATTTACGGCATTGAACTTCTCAAAACCCTTCGGCAATTAGATATTGAAACCCATCTTGTGATTACAAAAGCAGGGGAGATGACAAGAAATATTGAGACTGAAGCAACAAGAGAAGACCTAAAGGCCTTGGCAGATTTTTATCATCCGATAGACAATTTAGCAGCGCCTATTTCAAGCGGGTCTTTTAAAACGATGGGGATGATTGTGGCGCCATGCTCTATGAGAACACTTGGTGAAATCGCAAATAGCATAACGAGTAATCTTCTAACAAGGTCGGCTGAAGTTGTGCTCAAAGAAAGACGTCGTCTTGTCCTCGTTGTGAGAGAGACGCCTTTACATGCCGCTCACTTAAAAAATATGCTCGCTGTCACTGAAATGGGCGGCGTTATTGCGCCTCCGGTTCCGGCTTTTTATATGCAGCCTCTCTCTATTGAAGAAATGGTCACGCACACTATTGGCCGAACCCTTGATCTATTTGATATCGAGGCCAATAATTTTCCTAGATGGGGGGAAGAATCTCTTTCTGAAATGCCTCGCGAAAAAGAGGGCTGTCTCACCCGATAG
- a CDS encoding UbiD family decarboxylase encodes MAYKDFREFLEVLKEKGELIEINRKVALDLEVGKALRKSAAISGPALIFNQNGTKFPLVGGIYNSRSKALLAFQSNEEDLFKNVLDGLKKPIAPIKVSKGPAQENILTGEKIDLSALPIPKYSPADGGAYITPGIVVSQDPETGIPDLGNYRFQVMDKKTLSFLAQPNHRFGKHIAKARKMGLKTYSVALVLGVDPILAYTCQFQVSDTTNDYEVAGGLRREAVQLIPCTTSNVLVPAFAEFVLELEIDLTKNIFEGPLGEYTGYYTPGSLKPIANVKAITHRNDAFFQALLTGVPPTENHVLKQIPFEASFFNTMKEQFPTLKKLAFPLSGGVSFYLVMGLEPRFAGEARQAILAAMASNVRPKVVIVVNTDIDVHNSTEVEWAVSFRMQPEEDTIIVKDIPAGPLDPSILDSIPLDSRVASSIGIDATYPFGSIVDDGSNRDGSSNLKETKGVLYFKVAEVPGWQTYDFPELDKARRGS; translated from the coding sequence ATGGCCTACAAAGATTTTCGAGAGTTTCTAGAGGTTTTGAAAGAAAAAGGGGAACTTATAGAAATCAATCGAAAGGTTGCTTTGGACCTAGAGGTTGGAAAAGCTCTTCGCAAAAGCGCTGCCATTTCCGGGCCCGCTCTTATTTTTAATCAAAATGGCACTAAATTCCCCTTGGTCGGGGGCATTTATAATTCTAGGTCAAAGGCTCTTTTGGCATTTCAATCCAATGAAGAGGATCTTTTTAAAAATGTCCTGGATGGACTCAAAAAACCGATTGCGCCGATTAAAGTTTCAAAGGGCCCCGCACAGGAAAATATCTTAACCGGCGAGAAAATCGATTTATCGGCTTTGCCAATCCCTAAATATAGCCCGGCAGATGGTGGAGCTTATATCACCCCTGGAATAGTCGTGAGCCAAGACCCTGAGACCGGAATTCCGGATCTTGGCAATTATCGCTTCCAAGTGATGGATAAAAAGACGCTTTCTTTTTTAGCTCAACCTAACCATCGTTTTGGAAAGCACATTGCTAAAGCTCGTAAAATGGGACTTAAAACCTATTCAGTTGCTTTGGTTTTGGGGGTAGATCCAATTTTAGCTTATACCTGCCAATTTCAAGTATCGGATACAACAAATGACTATGAGGTTGCAGGAGGCTTAAGGCGGGAAGCGGTTCAGCTAATTCCTTGTACGACAAGCAATGTTTTAGTGCCCGCTTTCGCAGAATTTGTCTTAGAGCTTGAGATTGATCTTACTAAAAACATTTTTGAAGGACCTCTTGGGGAATATACAGGTTACTATACCCCCGGCTCTTTAAAGCCCATCGCAAATGTAAAAGCCATTACTCATCGAAATGATGCCTTTTTCCAGGCTTTGCTAACAGGAGTTCCCCCAACTGAAAATCATGTGTTGAAGCAAATTCCTTTTGAAGCTTCATTTTTTAATACGATGAAAGAGCAATTTCCAACTTTAAAAAAACTAGCCTTTCCACTTTCCGGAGGGGTGTCCTTTTATTTAGTGATGGGGTTGGAGCCTCGATTTGCGGGTGAAGCAAGACAGGCGATACTGGCTGCTATGGCTAGCAATGTTAGACCAAAAGTTGTGATCGTTGTGAATACCGATATCGATGTGCATAATTCAACCGAAGTTGAGTGGGCAGTTTCTTTTAGAATGCAACCAGAAGAAGATACGATTATTGTGAAAGACATCCCGGCAGGCCCTTTAGACCCTAGCATTTTAGATAGCATCCCTCTTGACAGCCGAGTTGCTTCTTCAATAGGCATTGATGCCACCTATCCTTTTGGGTCTATTGTGGATGATGGCAGCAATAGAGATGGCTCCTCGAATTTAAAAGAGACTAAGGGCGTACTTTATTTCAAAGTGGCTGAAGTGCCGGGTTGGCAGACTTATGATTTTCCGGAACTTGATAAAGCAAGAAGGGGCTCTTAA
- a CDS encoding amino acid permease: MTQLFIKKPLKVILNQAEEGERGLKRTLTPFSLIMMGIGAIIGAGLFIKTASAAADNAGPSVTIGFILAGLGCAFAGLCYAEFASKIPIAGSAYTYSYAILGELVAWIIGWDLILEYALGAATVAIAWSQYFNKLLGFITINGIPLAIPDQLCHSPFESFMNASQVMEHGIMNIPALLSVILISLLLIRGISGSAFVNNVIVFLKVAIVILFIILGWPFMDPSNHTPFIPPPSVYVDPSGITHDFGGLPGILGAAGVVFFAFIGFDAVSTAAQETINPKRAMPIGILGSLIVCTVLYILFSYVLTGIASTEDFRYAGKEASVTYVIETYMTGYGWLAKLVTLAILIGLSSVLLVLLMAQSRVFYSMSRDGLLPKMFSDIHTRFRTPYKSNILFVCVVGFLAAFVPGPVVGNMTSIGTLFAFTLVCAGIIMLRRSNFSENSDQFKTPFVPFVPIMGILICGIMIISLGTLNWIRLIVWMGIGLVIYFSYGRFHSHMQTKNQELKPPLHKHLDN; encoded by the coding sequence ATGACTCAATTATTCATAAAAAAACCCTTAAAAGTTATTTTAAATCAGGCGGAAGAAGGGGAGAGAGGCCTTAAGAGAACTTTAACCCCGTTTAGCTTGATTATGATGGGAATTGGAGCGATTATTGGTGCAGGGCTTTTTATAAAAACGGCATCTGCTGCGGCAGATAATGCAGGACCTTCTGTTACTATCGGATTTATCCTGGCAGGATTAGGATGCGCTTTTGCCGGTTTATGCTATGCCGAGTTTGCAAGTAAAATTCCGATAGCCGGAAGCGCTTATACATATTCTTACGCCATTTTAGGTGAGCTTGTTGCTTGGATCATAGGTTGGGATCTTATTTTAGAGTATGCCCTAGGCGCTGCCACTGTGGCCATTGCCTGGAGTCAATACTTCAATAAGCTTCTTGGATTTATTACTATAAACGGCATCCCCCTAGCAATCCCTGATCAATTGTGCCATTCCCCCTTTGAAAGCTTTATGAATGCATCCCAAGTGATGGAACATGGCATCATGAATATTCCGGCTCTACTCTCGGTAATCCTAATATCGCTGCTTTTAATAAGAGGTATTAGCGGGTCGGCCTTTGTTAATAATGTAATAGTATTCCTAAAAGTCGCGATTGTTATCCTATTTATTATTCTTGGCTGGCCTTTTATGGACCCTAGCAACCATACGCCCTTTATTCCACCTCCAAGTGTCTATGTTGATCCTTCAGGGATAACTCATGATTTTGGGGGCCTTCCAGGAATTTTAGGAGCGGCCGGGGTTGTTTTTTTTGCATTTATCGGTTTTGATGCGGTTTCCACAGCAGCTCAAGAAACTATCAACCCTAAAAGAGCAATGCCTATCGGTATTTTAGGCTCTTTAATTGTTTGCACGGTTTTATATATATTATTTTCTTATGTATTGACCGGGATTGCCAGCACAGAAGATTTTCGCTATGCCGGTAAAGAAGCTTCCGTTACTTATGTGATTGAAACCTATATGACAGGCTATGGGTGGCTTGCAAAATTAGTGACGCTTGCTATTTTAATTGGCTTATCGTCAGTATTATTAGTACTTTTAATGGCACAATCTAGAGTTTTTTATTCTATGAGCCGGGATGGCCTTCTTCCGAAGATGTTTTCAGATATTCATACACGTTTTAGAACGCCCTATAAATCTAATATTCTTTTTGTTTGCGTCGTGGGCTTTTTGGCAGCTTTTGTACCGGGGCCTGTCGTTGGAAATATGACAAGCATTGGAACTTTATTTGCGTTTACACTAGTTTGCGCTGGAATCATTATGCTAAGGCGTTCTAACTTTAGTGAAAACTCCGATCAGTTTAAAACCCCTTTTGTTCCTTTCGTTCCTATTATGGGAATCCTTATTTGCGGGATAATGATAATAAGTCTTGGCACTCTTAACTGGATTCGATTGATTGTCTGGATGGGAATAGGACTTGTGATCTACTTTAGCTATGGTCGCTTTCATAGCCATATGCAGACTAAGAATCAAGAATTAAAGCCGCCTCTTCATAAACATTTAGATAATTAA
- a CDS encoding UbiD family decarboxylase has protein sequence MPQESLTDFVNAMEKAGFLVRIKDEKSVDELPKIMEDNPLKAVLVEKIKDCEFQFLANAYSNQDMYAWAVGCKKSETGAIMAKMSERRIKPEIVTKAPCKEIILKGDQVDLTKLPLFLHHDRDGHAYTNDNLVISKDPDTQITDWGIYRSMFRTKNEKSFDMTCSSHRQRLNALKAQKQGKNLPMAVVIGGPILDKIAALTSVPTSVDDWDVLGGIYGEAAKLIKCETIDLMVPANAEIVLEGELIATEGWTHDEGPYGEFTGMYGGGLKRNPIFKVNCMTYRKGAIYQHATIGGSHPWYTDNMLQLPAIETDIFNALEKSGIDVREVRAPAGGLSNIAYAKIKTAGGGDSMQALSVMLSCSRLALPKIAMVFDEDVDIWDDNAILWAMAFRYMPHRDTLILPGGNTMTVDPTVGSDTPPISASKLGLDCTIPLVGGFDPHSFDPSTICVLGDIPKQMKMMTLDELTKDMSAFIKASPRSWKEILEKYHGQPYYIIYQAFGNLRHKLGRSGDTPWFRYTFSDSDFAFDEK, from the coding sequence ATGCCGCAAGAAAGTCTGACAGATTTTGTTAATGCCATGGAAAAGGCCGGTTTTTTAGTACGTATTAAGGATGAAAAAAGTGTCGATGAGCTTCCTAAAATAATGGAAGATAATCCTTTGAAAGCAGTCCTAGTTGAAAAAATAAAAGATTGCGAGTTTCAATTCCTTGCCAATGCGTATTCTAACCAAGATATGTACGCTTGGGCTGTCGGATGTAAAAAAAGCGAAACTGGGGCCATAATGGCTAAGATGAGTGAGAGACGCATCAAACCTGAAATTGTCACAAAAGCACCTTGCAAGGAAATAATTTTAAAAGGGGATCAAGTTGATCTCACAAAGCTTCCCTTATTCTTACATCATGATAGAGACGGTCATGCGTATACCAATGACAATCTAGTGATCAGTAAAGACCCGGACACCCAGATTACCGATTGGGGAATTTACAGAAGCATGTTTCGCACAAAAAATGAAAAGAGCTTTGATATGACTTGCTCTTCTCATAGGCAAAGGTTAAATGCTCTAAAAGCGCAAAAGCAGGGTAAAAATTTACCGATGGCTGTTGTTATCGGCGGCCCTATCTTGGATAAAATCGCTGCTTTAACTTCAGTTCCAACATCAGTTGACGATTGGGATGTCTTAGGTGGCATTTATGGCGAGGCTGCAAAACTTATCAAATGCGAAACGATAGACCTAATGGTCCCGGCTAATGCTGAAATCGTGCTTGAAGGGGAACTTATAGCCACGGAAGGATGGACGCATGATGAAGGTCCTTATGGAGAATTTACAGGGATGTATGGGGGCGGTTTAAAACGCAATCCTATTTTCAAAGTGAACTGTATGACCTATAGAAAAGGGGCTATCTATCAGCATGCGACTATTGGAGGGAGTCACCCATGGTATACAGATAATATGCTTCAGCTTCCGGCTATAGAAACCGATATTTTTAATGCACTTGAAAAATCAGGCATCGATGTTCGTGAAGTTAGGGCGCCAGCTGGGGGTTTATCTAATATTGCTTACGCAAAAATTAAAACAGCCGGGGGCGGCGACAGCATGCAGGCTTTATCTGTGATGCTAAGCTGCTCAAGGCTTGCCCTTCCAAAAATTGCAATGGTTTTTGATGAAGATGTCGATATTTGGGATGATAATGCTATTCTTTGGGCAATGGCCTTTCGTTATATGCCCCATAGAGACACCCTCATCTTGCCTGGCGGCAATACGATGACTGTTGATCCGACAGTTGGAAGCGACACACCGCCGATTAGCGCATCAAAGCTTGGTTTAGATTGCACCATCCCGCTTGTCGGAGGTTTTGACCCCCACAGCTTTGATCCAAGTACGATTTGTGTGCTTGGGGACATTCCGAAACAAATGAAAATGATGACCTTGGATGAGCTCACCAAAGATATGAGCGCTTTTATTAAAGCAAGCCCTAGAAGTTGGAAAGAGATTTTAGAAAAATATCATGGGCAGCCTTACTACATTATCTATCAAGCGTTTGGCAATCTTCGTCACAAATTGGGTCGAAGCGGGGATACGCCTTGGTTTCGCTATACTTTTTCAGACTCTGATTTTGCATTTGATGAAAAATAA
- a CDS encoding DUF6766 family protein, giving the protein MGPFLVKFWSSTLENWHSKFLQLSPFVVLAAYLIHKNSHENRNERLEKK; this is encoded by the coding sequence GTGGGACCATTTTTGGTTAAGTTTTGGTCCTCCACTTTAGAAAACTGGCATTCAAAATTCTTACAACTTTCTCCCTTTGTTGTTTTAGCTGCCTATTTAATCCATAAAAACAGCCATGAAAACAGAAATGAACGGCTCGAAAAAAAATAG
- a CDS encoding F-box/WD repeat-containing protein: protein MNTPISFSAPQTIKDFHISEEKVTINDLPDEIIQKILSSLDFLSLLKAASLCKRWKNIIEDPRALKNRVKEARLTSHQKSQTEERDFSQIEKDFSLRNLTSDFLMRSPKYQPKVAVFEALNGAYGLGFFDDKIAFCNRYDEILILDKQLQKTEKTFDGCIQISFMNILDGKICIGSEDGTIRILDAESGKELKKLEGHELYVSFLQCVDGKIYSGSWDKTIRIWDAESGRELKKLEGHTTSVSFLQILENKIYSASEEDGTIIVWNAETGEKLKTLKIPSSFFSDSIRISDGKIYAGFSDGTIKIFDAESGQELMQLEGHKNCVSRLQVVDGKIFSCSYDRTLRIWDAESGQELKRLDHDGLVLSLQARDGRIYSTSNDNKIRTWDFNP from the coding sequence ATGAATACACCTATTTCCTTTAGCGCCCCCCAGACTATTAAAGATTTTCATATTTCAGAGGAAAAAGTAACTATTAATGATTTACCCGATGAAATAATTCAGAAAATTCTCTCTTCACTAGATTTTTTATCCCTTTTAAAGGCCGCTTCGCTCTGTAAAAGATGGAAGAATATAATTGAAGATCCTAGAGCTTTAAAAAACAGGGTTAAAGAAGCAAGGTTAACAAGCCATCAAAAATCTCAAACAGAGGAAAGGGATTTTTCCCAAATAGAAAAGGATTTTTCTCTAAGAAATTTAACTTCTGATTTTTTAATGCGATCACCAAAATACCAGCCAAAGGTTGCAGTTTTTGAAGCATTGAATGGAGCCTATGGTTTAGGATTTTTCGATGATAAAATCGCATTTTGTAATAGATACGATGAGATTCTGATCTTGGATAAGCAGTTGCAGAAAACAGAGAAGACCTTTGATGGATGTATTCAAATTTCTTTCATGAACATCTTGGATGGAAAAATCTGTATTGGATCGGAGGATGGTACTATAAGGATTTTGGACGCTGAGTCAGGGAAAGAACTTAAGAAATTGGAAGGCCACGAACTATATGTTTCTTTTTTACAGTGTGTAGATGGGAAAATTTATAGTGGGTCCTGGGATAAAACGATACGGATTTGGGACGCTGAATCAGGAAGAGAACTAAAAAAGTTAGAGGGGCACACAACAAGTGTTTCTTTTCTTCAAATCTTGGAAAATAAAATATATAGCGCCTCTGAAGAAGATGGAACGATTATAGTTTGGAATGCAGAAACCGGTGAAAAGCTAAAAACATTAAAAATTCCTTCTAGTTTTTTTAGTGATTCTATCCGAATTTCGGATGGAAAAATCTATGCCGGATTTTCTGATGGAACCATCAAAATTTTTGATGCAGAGTCAGGACAAGAACTTATGCAATTAGAAGGTCATAAGAACTGTGTTTCCAGGTTACAAGTCGTAGATGGAAAAATCTTTAGTTGTTCTTACGACCGTACTCTAAGAATTTGGGATGCAGAGTCAGGACAAGAACTTAAGAGATTAGATCATGATGGCCTTGTTTTGTCTCTACAAGCGAGAGACGGTAGAATCTATAGCACCTCTAATGATAACAAAATCCGAACTTGGGACTTTAACCCGTAA
- a CDS encoding sulfite exporter TauE/SafE family protein, whose translation MDDFLLFIAIGFIAQVIDGALGMAYGVTITSFLLNFGIMPSTASAITHAAECVTTGFSAIAHHRFGNVDRTLFFRLLLPGMIGAVIGVLVLTRIDNGFIKPFIGLYLLIMGIIVLSKAFTVFPPKKVGTHLIPLGFIGAFMDAIGGGGWGPIVTSTLLASGFNARKTIGTVNASEFFIATTASITFLLSNVIVGWKVILALAIGGAIASPIGAILCKYVPVKVLLLIVGFLIIGLSSRTLWLSYHEFFP comes from the coding sequence ATGGATGATTTTTTACTTTTCATAGCTATAGGGTTTATTGCACAAGTTATCGATGGTGCTCTTGGAATGGCTTATGGGGTTACTATAACGTCATTTCTTCTTAATTTTGGGATTATGCCATCAACTGCAAGTGCGATTACTCATGCCGCTGAATGCGTGACGACAGGCTTTTCAGCGATCGCTCATCATCGATTCGGAAATGTGGATCGCACTCTTTTCTTTAGATTGCTTTTACCCGGCATGATTGGAGCTGTCATTGGCGTTTTGGTTTTGACTCGCATCGATAATGGTTTTATTAAACCTTTTATCGGTTTGTATCTTTTGATAATGGGTATAATTGTTCTTAGTAAAGCTTTTACTGTGTTTCCTCCCAAAAAAGTCGGGACACATTTAATACCTTTAGGTTTTATCGGGGCTTTCATGGATGCTATTGGCGGCGGCGGATGGGGGCCTATTGTTACCTCGACGCTTTTAGCAAGCGGCTTCAATGCAAGAAAAACGATTGGAACAGTCAATGCAAGCGAGTTTTTTATTGCAACAACTGCGTCCATTACCTTTTTATTAAGCAATGTGATTGTAGGATGGAAAGTTATTTTGGCTCTTGCTATCGGTGGGGCTATCGCTTCGCCAATTGGGGCAATTCTTTGTAAATATGTTCCTGTAAAAGTTCTTTTACTTATAGTGGGTTTTTTGATTATCGGGCTTAGCAGTCGAACTCTTTGGCTAAGTTATCATGAATTTTTTCCATAA
- a CDS encoding hemolysin family protein, which yields MFEILIIIFCLFVNALLAGAETALIAVSKPTLRELVKQGDLKAKQLLALRENPERTLSIIQVGITFVGAFAAAIGGAGAEEFISPWLIQKFRINEFVAEIISLIIVVVPLTYISVVIGELVPKTLALRRPLFIASLAAPWLQKISLLISPLITLFEWSTKKILNSFPQKHVHEEAFPENSTVELNVLSAPNRQYVFNLLKIEKTRVKEILVTWSQVVFVEDTQTQEQIENTIITSAHTRLPVLKKDKVIGILNAKEFLAFQKTGETNWQSLLRPAYTIDVNMPILSALRLMQEKRIHMAIVYENNEKKGIVTMEAIFEEIVGDIYDEDDDGTLNRILSSISFKGKHIKRKY from the coding sequence GTGTTTGAAATTTTAATTATTATCTTCTGTCTATTTGTGAACGCACTACTAGCCGGCGCTGAAACAGCCCTGATAGCAGTTAGCAAACCAACTTTAAGAGAACTTGTCAAACAAGGAGATCTTAAAGCAAAACAGCTCCTCGCTTTAAGGGAAAATCCTGAAAGAACTTTATCGATTATTCAGGTCGGGATCACATTCGTCGGTGCTTTTGCAGCAGCCATAGGAGGCGCAGGCGCTGAAGAATTTATTTCTCCTTGGCTCATCCAAAAATTTAGGATAAATGAATTTGTTGCCGAAATCATTTCTTTGATTATTGTAGTGGTCCCCTTAACTTATATAAGTGTGGTGATTGGCGAGCTTGTTCCGAAAACGCTCGCTTTAAGAAGACCGCTATTTATAGCCTCGCTTGCAGCTCCTTGGCTTCAAAAAATTAGCCTTCTTATCTCCCCTTTGATCACCCTTTTTGAATGGTCTACAAAAAAAATCTTAAATTCCTTTCCCCAAAAGCATGTGCATGAAGAAGCTTTTCCTGAAAATTCTACTGTCGAATTAAATGTGTTATCTGCACCCAATCGACAGTACGTTTTTAATCTTTTAAAAATTGAAAAAACTCGTGTAAAAGAAATTCTTGTAACTTGGTCTCAAGTAGTTTTTGTTGAAGACACCCAAACTCAAGAACAAATTGAAAATACAATCATCACGTCGGCTCATACAAGACTTCCCGTCCTTAAAAAAGATAAAGTCATCGGCATTCTTAACGCCAAAGAATTTTTAGCCTTTCAAAAGACAGGGGAAACGAATTGGCAATCGCTGCTTAGGCCAGCCTATACTATAGATGTCAATATGCCAATTCTCTCAGCTTTAAGGCTCATGCAAGAAAAGCGTATCCATATGGCTATTGTTTATGAAAACAATGAGAAGAAGGGAATTGTGACCATGGAAGCCATTTTTGAGGAAATCGTGGGAGATATTTACGATGAGGATGATGACGGGACTCTAAATAGGATTCTAAGTTCTATCTCATTTAAAGGTAAGCATATAAAAAGGAAATATTAA